One window of the Benincasa hispida cultivar B227 chromosome 3, ASM972705v1, whole genome shotgun sequence genome contains the following:
- the LOC120074725 gene encoding p21-activated protein kinase-interacting protein 1-like encodes MSLIAGSYEKFIWGFKLRPSEPQTLTLTPIFSYPSHLSVIRTLAAAGPVAASGGADDTIHLYDLSTASSLGSLHEHSASLTSLAFYTPPNLSFPRNLVSAAADGSVCIYDADPFVHLKTVLPHRKAVNDLSIHPSGKLALTVGHDECLAMINLVRGRRSFYCRLGKEASLVDFDVGGDKFFMVMEEKVSVHEAEDARLLCEFENKKRVLCATPCENGILLTGGEDRCLTAWDVNSGKVAYTIEEAHAARVKGIVVLTKNSSSTFSDDDPHVVASASTDGVIRVWDVRMTAIKDKPNPLAEANTNSRLTCLAGSALKSLRRRQVRKNTSDEGQGVLNATDKKSAE; translated from the exons ATGAGTCTCATTGCAGGCTCCTATGAAAAATTCATATGGGGGTTCAAGCTTAGACCTTCCGAACCCCAAACTCTGACTCTAACCCCTATTTTCTCCTATCCTTCTCATCTTTCCGTCATCAGAACCCTCGCCGCCGCCGGCCCCGTCGCTGCTTCCGGTGGCGCTGATGATACCATCCATCTCTACGACCTCTCCACCGCTTCCTCTCTCGGATCACTTCACGAGCACTCTGCATCTCTAACCTCTCTCGCCTTCTATACACCTCCTAACCTATCATTCCCTCGTAACCTTGTCTCTGCTGCTGCAGATGGTTCCGTATGTATCTATGATGCTGACCCTTTTGTCCACCTCAAGACTGTGTTGCCTCACAGGAAGGCTGTTAATGATCTCTCTATCCATCCCTCTGGAAAGCTCGCGTTGACTGTGGGCCATGACGAGTGCTTGGCCATGATCAATTTGGTTCGTGGAAGGAGGAGTTTCTATTGCAGGTTGGGTAAAGAGGCCAGTTTGGTGGATTTTGACGTTGGAGGAGATAAGTTTTTCATGGTTATGGAAGAGAAGGTTTCGGTTCATGAGGCAGAGGATGCACGGTTGTTGTGCGAGTTCGAGAACAAGAAGCGGGTTCTTTGTGCCACTCCTTGCGAG AACGGCATCCTGCTTACTGGTGGAGAGGACCGTTGTCTTACGGCGTGGGATGTAAATAGTGGAAAGGTGGCATATACAATAGAAGAAGCACATGCTGCCCGTGTCAAAGGGATTGTTGTACTCACAAAGAATTCCTCTAGTACTTTCTCTGATGATGATCCCCATGTAGTTGCTTCTGCATCAACAGATGGAGTTATACGTGTTTGGGATGTTCGAATGACTGCTATTAAGGACAAGCCAAATCCATTAGCTGAGGCAAATACAAATTCAAGACTGACTTGTCTTGCCGGATCCGCTCTTAAAT CTCTTAGGCGACGGCAAGTCAGGAAGAACACATCAGATGAAGGGCAGGGCGTACTCAATGCCACTGACAAGAAGTCGGCTGAGTAA